Proteins from one Nicotiana tabacum cultivar K326 chromosome 23, ASM71507v2, whole genome shotgun sequence genomic window:
- the LOC107773915 gene encoding uncharacterized protein LOC107773915: MKGGVFSAPGDYIYFKSQVPLHKIPIGSKQWRYYDFGPKVVPPLICLPGIAGTADVYYKQIMSLSMKGYRVISVDIPRAWNNHEWIQAFEKFLDAIDVHHIHLYGTALGGFLAQLFAQHRPRRVRSLVLSNTFVETTSFSAAMPWAPIVGWAPSFILKRHVLSGIRDSPQEPFIADSVDFVVSQVETLSRDDLASRLTLTADAASVGPLLLPDSSITIMDTNDYCATPQSLKDQVVERYPGARQAYLKSGGDFPFLSRPDEVNLHLQLHLRRVGVEAQPDVISSVPKDGSGGSSNEPNNGREDADDSSESDKRDSEAPSTAESADPPLAPEATGSHDLDNQLLKMAKLSQGSDESTTPPLPDAFFRDKQKLLVSGALLNIAREFLILNLLPLYLGHCTLTGNVAAM; this comes from the exons ATGAAAGGAGGCGTCTTTTCGGCGCCTGGTGATTACATCTACTTCAAGTCTCAAGTTCCCCTTCACAAGATCCCT ATTGGGTCAAAGCAGTGGAGATATTATGATTTTGGTCCGAAAGTAGTTCCCCCACTTATATGCCTCCCTGGCATAGCTGGAACTGCTGATGTATATTACAAACAGATCATGTCATTATCTATGAAG GGTTACCGTGTAATTTCTGTTGATATTCCGCGTGCATGGAACAACCACGAATGGATTCAAGCATTTGAGAAGTTTCTAGATGCTATTGATGTTCATCAT ATTCATCTCTATGGAACAGCCCTTGGGGGATTCTTAGCACAACTTTTTGCTCAGCATCGCCCCCGGCGTGTTAGGTCCTTGGTACTTTCAAATACATTTGTGGAGACCACTAGTTTCTCAGCTGCAATGCCATGGGCTCCCAT TGTTGGTTGGGCTCCTTCTTTTATACTGAAGCGGCATGTGCTATCTGGAATTCGTGATAGTCCCCAGGAACCCTTTATTGCAGACTCTGTAGATTTTGTTGTTTCCCAG GTTGAGACACTCTCAAGAGACGACTTGGCATCGAGATTGACATTGACAGCTGATGCTGCATCAGTTGGACCCCTTCTTCTTCCAGATTCTTCCATCACTATAATGGAT ACAAATGACTATTGTGCAACCCCTCAATCTCTCAAAGATCAAGTGGTCGAAAGGTACCCTGGCGCGAGACAGGCATACTTGAAGAGTGGTGGTGATTTTCCATTTCTTTCAAGGCCTGATGAAGTGAATCTTCATCTTCAG CTACACCTGAGACGTGTTGGTGTTGAAGCTCAACCTGATGTGATCTCTAGTGTTCCGAAGGATGGCAGTGGTGGAAGTTCCAATGAGCCAAACAATGGAAGAGAAGATGCTGATGATTCATCAGAAAGTGATAAAAGGGACTCGGAAGCTCCTTCTACCGCAGAAAGTGCAGATCCCCCCTTGGCTCCAGAAGCTACCGGTTCTCATGATTTAGACAACCAACTTCTTAAAATGGCCAAACTCTCCCAAGGCAGTGATGAATCTACCACACCTCCTTTACCGGATGCATTTTTCCGTGACAAGCAGAAGTTACTTGTCTCAGGAGCTCTTCTAAACATCGCGCGTGAGTTTTTAATTCTTAATCTGCTGCCCCTTTACTTGGGGCACTGTACATTAACTGGAAATGTAGCTGCTATGTAG